Proteins encoded together in one Equus asinus isolate D_3611 breed Donkey chromosome 12, EquAss-T2T_v2, whole genome shotgun sequence window:
- the LOC123283964 gene encoding ral guanine nucleotide dissociation stimulator-like has protein sequence MLTSLETGPIGAQKGLIPFLGTFLNYLLLLDTNMEDYLEGNEINYEKRSEEFKVTEQIFLLQEAVHLYHIEAEERFGAWLEAMEPLSEDESYSLSCHLEPPQERAGKMRRFFLPRKNRASLSSGLVTRPLTQNPATVADPGPSNSSSAACSSAAGTQLGNTRGPRPAPPMLMGRRTF, from the exons ATGTTGACCAGCCTGGAGACGGGCCCCATAGGTGCCCAGAAG GGGCTCATCCCCTTCCTTGGCACATTCCTCAAttacctgctgctgctggacacCAACATGGAGGATTacctggag ggaaatgagatcaattatgagaaaaggagtgag GAATTCAAAGTCACTGAGCAGATCTTCCTGCTCCAGGAGGCAGTCCATCTTTACCACATTGAGGCTGAGGAGCGATTTGGGGCCTGGTTGGAGGCCATGGAGCCCCTCAGCGAGGATgagag ctacagcctgtcctgccacctGGAGCCCCCACAGGAGAGGGCCGGCAAGATGCGCCGGTTTTTCCTGCCCAGGAAGAACCGCGCATCTCTCAGCTCAGGGCTCG TCACCAGACCCCTGACGCAGAACCCAGCAACAGTGGCAGATCCCGGTCCTTCCAACAGCTCGAGTGCAGCCTGCTCTTCAGCGGCGGGGACACAGCTGGGAAACACGCGGGGCCCCAGGCCGGCTCCTCCCATGCTGATGgggagaagaacattctaa